A DNA window from Carnobacterium funditum DSM 5970 contains the following coding sequences:
- a CDS encoding ABC transporter permease, whose protein sequence is MTANIISGSLIFAAALLFGGLGGMLSERAGVINLGIEGFMISGAFFSAIGAYYAESAGMGGLSPFIGLLTAFICTAIFSGMHALATLKYKANHVISGVVINLLAANVTFFLVKLLFDGAAETPRLKNMFSKISIPFLSDIPIVGKALFRSYPTTYIAFAAVLLIGFIFFKTSLGLRLRGVGENPGSIDTAGINVMKIKFWAVMLSGSIAALGGATIVLTTNGNFSFNTIAGQGYIAIAAVILGRWNPYGVLSGALLFGFAQAIKDQIQILDFASSIPTEVFYMLPYLVTLLALIFTGRKTRAPKALGIHYDASVR, encoded by the coding sequence ATGACGGCCAATATTATAAGCGGAAGTTTAATTTTTGCAGCAGCCTTATTATTTGGTGGCTTAGGTGGTATGTTGAGTGAGAGGGCAGGAGTAATCAACTTAGGGATCGAAGGATTTATGATTTCTGGAGCGTTTTTTTCAGCAATTGGTGCTTATTACGCTGAATCAGCTGGTATGGGAGGACTGAGTCCTTTCATTGGCTTGTTAACAGCATTTATCTGTACGGCAATATTCTCAGGAATGCATGCTTTAGCGACACTGAAATATAAAGCGAATCATGTCATTAGTGGTGTCGTTATCAATTTATTAGCAGCAAACGTTACTTTTTTCTTAGTTAAACTTCTATTTGATGGTGCGGCAGAAACACCTCGTTTAAAAAATATGTTTTCAAAAATTTCTATCCCGTTTTTATCGGATATTCCAATAGTGGGTAAAGCACTTTTTAGGTCTTATCCTACGACCTATATTGCATTTGCAGCCGTTCTTTTAATCGGATTTATTTTCTTTAAGACTTCTTTAGGATTGCGGTTAAGAGGTGTTGGAGAAAATCCAGGGTCTATTGATACAGCAGGAATTAATGTGATGAAGATTAAATTTTGGGCCGTTATGTTGAGTGGTTCGATTGCTGCATTAGGTGGAGCGACCATCGTCTTAACAACCAATGGCAACTTCTCTTTTAATACGATTGCTGGACAAGGTTATATTGCGATTGCAGCGGTTATCCTAGGACGTTGGAATCCATATGGTGTCTTATCCGGAGCCTTATTATTTGGATTTGCACAAGCGATTAAAGATCAAATTCAAATTCTAGACTTCGCAAGTTCTATTCCAACAGAAGTATTCTATATGTTGCCTTACCTTGTTACTTTATTAGCTCTTATCTTTACTGGTAGAAAAACTCGTGCACCAAAAGCACTAGGAATTCACTATGATGCGAGTGTGAGATAA
- a CDS encoding ATP-binding cassette domain-containing protein, translating to MEQKRVEKVLELKHITKKFGNFVANDDVSLTVRRGEIHALLGENGAGKSTLMNVVFGMYQPEEGSISVYENETKIENPNHAIHLGIGMVHQHFKLIENFTVTENIIIGMEPKDGIRLNMKAAVKEVKNISEKYGLKVDPNSKIEDLPVGMQQKVEILKCLYRGANLLIFDEPTAVLTPDEISELLQVMQTLVAEGKSIILITHKLNEIMKVADKCTVIRKGKYIATVDIKDSNKEELAEMMIGKNISREIDKEAYNPKQNVLEIKNLTMLSPSKKKVLNNINLSVAAGEIVGIAGVDGNGQMEIAEAIVKMRGFQEGEILINGVSQKDKSTREIYELGVSYVPADRHKHGLVLDNDIAENLILIEYYKEKYNQGIKLNKALMYEEARVAMENYDVRAENERTIVRGMSGGNQQKVILSREISRDPELLIIVQPTRGLDIGAIDFIHRQVVRLRDKGVAILLISFELEEILTLSDRIDIIFDGQIVGQTKPTETNDRELGLMMAGKGSGDE from the coding sequence ATGGAACAAAAACGAGTTGAAAAAGTATTAGAGCTTAAACACATTACAAAAAAATTCGGTAATTTTGTTGCTAATGATGACGTTTCACTGACTGTAAGACGTGGAGAAATTCACGCCTTGCTTGGTGAAAATGGCGCAGGGAAATCCACTTTAATGAATGTCGTTTTCGGGATGTATCAACCTGAAGAGGGCAGTATTTCGGTCTACGAAAATGAAACAAAAATTGAAAATCCAAATCATGCTATCCATTTAGGAATTGGAATGGTTCATCAACATTTTAAATTAATTGAAAATTTCACGGTTACAGAAAATATTATCATTGGTATGGAGCCAAAAGATGGTATTCGCTTAAATATGAAAGCGGCTGTTAAAGAAGTTAAAAATATTTCTGAAAAATACGGTTTAAAAGTAGACCCGAATAGTAAAATCGAAGATTTACCAGTTGGCATGCAGCAAAAAGTTGAAATTTTGAAATGTTTGTACCGTGGCGCAAACTTATTGATATTTGATGAGCCCACAGCGGTATTAACACCTGATGAAATTAGCGAGTTGTTACAAGTGATGCAAACATTAGTAGCAGAAGGCAAGTCCATTATTTTGATTACACATAAATTAAATGAAATTATGAAAGTAGCCGACAAATGTACCGTTATTCGTAAAGGGAAATACATTGCTACGGTTGATATAAAAGATTCGAATAAAGAAGAACTCGCAGAAATGATGATTGGTAAAAATATTTCGCGCGAGATTGATAAAGAAGCCTATAATCCTAAGCAAAATGTGTTAGAAATTAAAAATTTAACGATGTTAAGTCCAAGTAAAAAGAAAGTGTTAAACAACATTAATTTATCTGTTGCCGCTGGAGAAATTGTGGGGATTGCTGGTGTAGACGGAAATGGACAGATGGAAATAGCTGAAGCCATTGTAAAAATGCGTGGCTTTCAAGAAGGCGAAATACTAATTAATGGTGTATCTCAAAAAGATAAATCAACTCGTGAAATTTATGAATTGGGTGTCAGTTATGTACCAGCTGACAGACATAAACATGGGTTAGTATTGGATAATGATATTGCAGAGAATTTAATTTTAATTGAATACTACAAAGAAAAATACAATCAAGGAATTAAATTAAACAAAGCACTAATGTACGAAGAAGCAAGAGTAGCTATGGAAAATTATGATGTTCGTGCCGAAAATGAACGTACGATTGTGCGTGGAATGTCCGGTGGAAACCAACAAAAAGTCATTTTATCAAGAGAAATTAGTCGCGATCCAGAACTCTTAATTATTGTACAGCCAACGCGTGGACTGGATATTGGAGCGATTGACTTTATTCACCGTCAAGTTGTTCGTTTACGGGATAAAGGTGTCGCTATCTTACTTATTTCTTTTGAATTAGAAGAAATATTAACCTTATCAGATAGAATAGACATTATTTTTGATGGTCAAATCGTTGGACAAACAAAACCAACTGAAACAAATGATAGAGAATTAGGGCTAATGATGGCTGGTAAAGGATCGGGTGATGAATGA
- a CDS encoding Crp/Fnr family transcriptional regulator, producing MSKSVRLFDGLSDKQVKDILTSIPVRKYKKNHILIFEEDPIDRVYIIKSGALKIYRTYEDKEIILDFIRKHEVIGEVELFSKSPALSSVEVTEDAEIYHLSQADFIALIYKNNIILENIFRIHHQRFETLNKQIRNLTFYSVHTRVCRVLFDFIEKNEEPNNLTIKNINQSTIASMIGVTRESVSKAFKDLQDEHILSLQPKTITVLNRDKLREYANFH from the coding sequence ATGAGTAAAAGTGTTCGATTGTTTGATGGTCTTTCAGATAAACAAGTTAAGGATATCTTGACCTCCATTCCAGTTAGAAAATATAAAAAAAATCATATCCTCATTTTTGAAGAAGATCCTATTGACCGAGTCTATATTATTAAAAGCGGTGCTTTAAAAATTTATCGAACTTATGAAGATAAAGAAATCATCCTTGACTTTATCAGAAAACATGAAGTCATAGGGGAAGTTGAGCTTTTTTCCAAAAGTCCTGCCCTATCTTCTGTTGAAGTCACTGAAGATGCTGAAATTTATCATCTCTCTCAGGCTGATTTTATTGCTTTAATCTATAAAAATAACATTATTTTAGAAAATATTTTTCGGATCCACCATCAACGTTTTGAAACATTGAATAAGCAAATAAGAAATTTGACTTTCTACAGTGTCCACACTCGCGTTTGCCGTGTTTTGTTTGATTTTATTGAGAAAAATGAAGAACCCAATAATTTAACGATAAAAAATATCAATCAAAGTACAATTGCTAGTATGATTGGTGTAACCCGCGAATCAGTTTCTAAAGCGTTTAAAGATTTACAAGATGAACATATCCTTTCGCTACAACCGAAGACGATAACGGTCCTTAATAGAGATAAGTTACGAGAATATGCAAATTTCCATTAA
- a CDS encoding NCS2 family permease — MTIVQQFFKVKESGSTLQTEVEASITSFVSIVYIVAVNALILSQTGMNYNAVMIATILTTAFSNILMGLYAKSPLILAPGMSDNAFFTYILVGAFAFTWQESLSIVFIVGMIFFLLTYFKVTGLLLRAIPATMIKGMSAGVGFFLIFLGLKNSEIIVSSPDTIVALNNIFQPIPLTMLLTLLMGLFLFVKNVRGNFLLTIIFGVIVSIFLGVTDISSFSYSLIDTQSLEPFILQFDFSSVLSINYWIAVFSLLILVVFQNLGTQISFLNSEDPAVLKKTLEANGLSVVMASVLGCSSTCTSAEGATGIAVGAKTGLTSFLVGIYFLFTIFLIPFIALIPLAVISALLVIVGSLLVAGNLKDIDFMDFTEYFPAILMVLMMVLTFNIADGIGWGFSFYTFLKISTGKYKSVSKMMYVLTGVFILYFVLKFI; from the coding sequence ATGACGATAGTGCAACAATTCTTTAAAGTAAAAGAAAGTGGCAGTACTCTACAAACGGAAGTAGAAGCTAGTATTACTTCCTTTGTTTCTATTGTTTATATAGTAGCAGTGAATGCTTTAATCTTATCTCAAACAGGGATGAATTATAATGCGGTTATGATTGCAACCATCTTGACAACGGCTTTTAGTAATATATTAATGGGATTGTATGCTAAATCCCCATTAATATTAGCTCCAGGAATGAGCGACAATGCATTCTTTACTTATATCTTAGTAGGAGCTTTTGCCTTTACTTGGCAAGAAAGTTTATCGATTGTTTTTATTGTTGGGATGATTTTTTTCCTATTGACGTATTTTAAAGTAACTGGTCTGCTTTTACGTGCAATACCAGCGACGATGATTAAAGGTATGAGTGCTGGGGTTGGTTTCTTCTTGATCTTCCTAGGTTTGAAAAACAGTGAGATAATTGTTTCTTCGCCAGATACGATTGTAGCGTTAAACAATATTTTTCAACCGATTCCTTTAACGATGTTGCTTACTTTATTAATGGGATTATTCTTATTTGTTAAAAACGTAAGAGGAAACTTTTTACTAACGATTATATTTGGAGTAATTGTTTCTATCTTTTTAGGTGTCACAGATATCAGTTCATTTTCTTATTCGTTGATTGATACTCAATCGCTCGAACCGTTTATTTTGCAGTTTGATTTCTCTAGTGTTCTGTCTATTAATTACTGGATTGCAGTCTTTTCGTTGTTGATTCTAGTAGTCTTTCAAAATTTAGGGACACAAATTAGTTTCTTGAATTCTGAAGATCCAGCTGTTTTGAAGAAAACATTGGAAGCAAATGGCTTATCTGTCGTTATGGCAAGTGTTTTGGGCTGTAGTTCTACCTGTACAAGTGCAGAAGGCGCAACGGGAATAGCTGTGGGAGCAAAGACAGGATTAACCTCATTTTTAGTTGGGATTTATTTCCTTTTCACTATTTTTTTGATTCCTTTCATTGCTCTTATTCCATTAGCTGTTATCTCTGCTTTACTTGTAATCGTAGGCTCACTGTTAGTAGCAGGTAATTTAAAAGATATTGATTTTATGGATTTCACAGAATACTTTCCAGCTATCTTGATGGTTTTAATGATGGTTTTAACGTTTAATATAGCTGATGGAATTGGATGGGGATTTTCCTTCTATACATTCCTTAAAATAAGTACTGGAAAATATAAATCCGTCTCTAAAATGATGTATGTTTTGACAGGAGTATTCATTTTGTATTTTGTATTAAAGTTTATTTAA
- a CDS encoding sulfurtransferase, which translates to MNHFITQTELATKISTDNNLVVLDARAELMDSSAGWNQYKTSHIKSAQFVSMEDTLTGKIRTHGGRHPLPNMENFITAMKKVGMNDSSMVVIYDDGNLAMAGRLWWLLKYAGKDNVYLLEGGMKKWLENKLEVTNVLKEPVTSNSLSLNIKTALLVDVHEVKRAVRSTDTAIIDSRAYERYAGQVEPLDTRPGHIPNALNYPWTDLVNNGQLMNKKELEERFEPLQNYKEVIVHCGSGITGTVNILFMKEVGLNPKLYLGGYSDWVSYADNKVETKN; encoded by the coding sequence ATGAACCATTTTATAACGCAAACGGAGTTAGCAACGAAAATATCCACTGATAATAACTTAGTCGTACTAGATGCTCGTGCAGAATTAATGGATTCATCTGCGGGATGGAACCAATATAAAACAAGTCATATCAAAAGTGCTCAATTTGTTTCTATGGAAGACACCCTGACTGGAAAAATTAGGACGCATGGTGGCCGACATCCTTTGCCAAATATGGAAAATTTCATTACAGCTATGAAAAAAGTGGGGATGAATGATTCTTCTATGGTTGTTATTTATGACGACGGGAATTTAGCAATGGCGGGAAGATTATGGTGGCTATTAAAGTACGCTGGTAAAGATAACGTCTATCTATTAGAAGGCGGCATGAAAAAGTGGCTTGAGAACAAATTAGAAGTAACGAACGTTTTAAAAGAACCTGTGACATCTAATTCTCTAAGTCTAAATATAAAGACTGCTCTACTTGTTGATGTTCATGAAGTAAAGAGAGCTGTTCGATCAACTGATACGGCGATAATCGATTCGAGAGCTTATGAACGATACGCTGGTCAAGTGGAACCTTTAGATACTAGACCAGGGCACATTCCAAATGCGCTTAATTATCCTTGGACAGACTTAGTTAATAATGGACAGTTAATGAATAAAAAAGAACTGGAAGAAAGGTTTGAACCCCTTCAAAATTATAAAGAAGTGATTGTTCATTGTGGATCCGGCATAACTGGCACAGTAAATATTCTTTTCATGAAAGAAGTCGGTTTAAATCCCAAACTTTACTTAGGCGGTTATAGCGATTGGGTTAGTTACGCAGATAATAAAGTAGAAACAAAAAACTAA
- a CDS encoding S-(hydroxymethyl)glutathione dehydrogenase/class III alcohol dehydrogenase gives MKSRAAVAFGPRQPLEIVEIDVAGPKKGEVLIKITDTAVCHTDAYTLSGTDPEGVFPAVLGHEGGGIVVEVGEGVTSVQPGDHVIPLYTPECGKCKFCLSGKTNLCQAIRETQGKGLMPDGTTRFSYKGEPIYHYMGTSTFSEYTVVSEISLAKVNPDAPLEKVCLLGCGVTTGIGAVTNAAKVKEGDTIAIFGLGAIGLAVIQGAVKEKAGRIIVIDTNPDKFELAKELGATDFVNPKEYDRPIQEVIIEMTDGGVDYSFECIGNVDVMRSALECCHKGWGESVIIGVAGAGEEISTRPFQLVTGRVWRGSAFGGVKGRSELPGMVEEAMRGDIQLDPFITHTLPFDKINEAFDLLHKGESIRTVLSYH, from the coding sequence ATGAAATCACGTGCAGCAGTCGCTTTTGGGCCAAGACAACCTCTTGAAATAGTAGAAATCGATGTAGCAGGACCTAAAAAAGGGGAAGTATTAATTAAAATTACGGATACCGCTGTTTGTCATACAGATGCCTATACTTTATCGGGTACAGATCCAGAAGGCGTTTTCCCAGCAGTATTGGGTCATGAAGGTGGCGGGATTGTCGTAGAAGTTGGAGAAGGCGTAACATCTGTGCAACCAGGTGACCATGTGATTCCTTTGTACACACCTGAATGTGGCAAGTGTAAATTCTGTCTGTCAGGTAAAACGAATTTATGTCAAGCTATCCGTGAAACGCAAGGAAAAGGCTTAATGCCGGATGGAACGACACGTTTTTCATATAAAGGCGAACCGATTTATCATTATATGGGAACCAGCACATTTAGCGAATATACGGTTGTTTCTGAAATCTCTTTAGCAAAAGTTAATCCCGATGCACCACTGGAAAAAGTTTGTTTATTAGGCTGTGGTGTAACAACTGGCATAGGTGCAGTGACAAATGCAGCAAAAGTAAAAGAAGGGGATACGATTGCTATTTTTGGTTTAGGAGCAATTGGTTTAGCTGTTATTCAAGGTGCAGTTAAAGAAAAAGCTGGACGAATTATCGTTATCGATACAAATCCGGATAAATTCGAATTAGCTAAAGAATTAGGCGCAACTGATTTTGTTAATCCAAAAGAATACGATCGTCCAATCCAAGAAGTAATCATTGAGATGACGGATGGCGGTGTGGATTATAGTTTTGAATGTATTGGCAATGTAGACGTGATGCGTTCAGCTTTAGAGTGTTGCCATAAAGGCTGGGGAGAAAGTGTCATTATAGGTGTGGCTGGAGCTGGAGAAGAAATCAGCACTCGACCATTCCAATTGGTTACTGGACGCGTATGGCGCGGCTCAGCATTTGGTGGTGTAAAAGGACGCAGCGAATTACCAGGAATGGTAGAAGAAGCAATGAGAGGCGATATTCAATTAGACCCATTTATTACACACACGTTACCATTTGATAAAATTAATGAAGCTTTTGATTTATTGCATAAAGGCGAGTCAATTCGTACAGTACTTTCTTACCATTAA
- a CDS encoding ABC transporter permease, which yields MNETMEKIRKNLKNSKATIPLIAILIALIIGAIVMLIGGYNPIVAYESLVLKIFGSVYDMGETVRAIIPLLLSGFAVAVASKAGIFNIGVDGQIIMGAVSSLLVGTLIDLPPIIHGIVAIVVGVIAGGLWGILIASLKTKFGINEVISSIMLNYIALYLSHMLIKSFAAQEGTARSSLIKESASIGFPSLNNFFSGARIHWGFIIIPFIIFGFYYFFEKTRWGYETKTVGLNPDAANYSGMHVNGILIRTMFISGALGGLIGALDTLGVYGYVAIVSSTSGIGFDGIAVALLGGNSTLGTTLSGILIGALDYGSQGMQFGAGVPSEIIGIVISLIIFFVAAPGIVKALLPKKKTLKKEVK from the coding sequence ATGAATGAGACTATGGAAAAAATCAGAAAGAATTTAAAGAATAGTAAAGCAACTATTCCATTAATCGCTATTCTCATTGCACTTATTATCGGAGCAATCGTTATGTTGATTGGTGGGTATAACCCAATAGTGGCATATGAATCATTAGTCTTAAAGATATTTGGTTCTGTCTACGATATGGGTGAGACCGTTCGTGCTATTATTCCTCTTCTTTTAAGTGGATTTGCAGTTGCGGTAGCTAGTAAAGCTGGTATTTTTAACATTGGGGTTGACGGACAGATTATTATGGGGGCGGTTAGCTCTCTCTTAGTAGGCACGTTAATTGATTTGCCTCCTATCATACATGGGATTGTAGCCATTGTTGTTGGTGTTATCGCAGGAGGTTTATGGGGAATTCTGATCGCTAGCCTTAAAACGAAGTTCGGAATTAATGAGGTTATTAGTTCAATTATGTTGAACTATATTGCGTTATATCTGAGCCATATGTTAATCAAGAGTTTTGCAGCACAAGAAGGAACAGCACGTTCATCACTTATTAAAGAATCTGCAAGCATCGGTTTCCCCTCGTTAAATAATTTTTTTAGTGGGGCACGTATCCACTGGGGTTTTATTATTATCCCATTCATTATTTTTGGATTTTATTATTTCTTTGAAAAAACTCGCTGGGGTTATGAAACGAAAACAGTTGGATTAAATCCAGATGCAGCCAATTATTCAGGAATGCACGTTAACGGTATTTTAATACGAACAATGTTTATCTCGGGGGCACTGGGTGGTTTAATTGGTGCTTTAGATACATTAGGTGTATATGGATATGTAGCCATTGTATCTTCTACAAGTGGCATAGGGTTTGATGGTATCGCAGTTGCTCTACTAGGTGGTAATTCAACCTTAGGAACAACTTTGTCAGGTATTTTAATTGGAGCATTAGATTATGGGTCACAAGGAATGCAATTTGGTGCGGGAGTCCCAAGTGAAATTATTGGAATCGTTATTTCACTCATTATTTTCTTTGTAGCAGCTCCTGGGATTGTTAAAGCGTTATTACCAAAAAAAAAGACGCTTAAAAAGGAGGTGAAGTAA
- the fghA gene encoding S-formylglutathione hydrolase codes for MQELERLEEHVSFDGVQYKYRHDSTTLGCPMTFSLFLPDKEKFPDPPLFWWLSGLTCTDDNFTHKAGAQKAAARLGVAMIMPDTSPRGKDISDSKDYDLGQGAGFYLNATQQPWAKNYKMYDYITEELSVIAHKQFKLTGKEFISGHSMGGHGALVIGLRNPERFQAISAFAPIVNPSQVPWGIKAFEEYLGDDKKDWLEWDALELMKNYNGKKVPILIDQGNADPFYEKQLQPSKIGAVANEKDYPLTLRMQKGHDHSYYTIATFIGEHLEFHLSHLANTH; via the coding sequence ATGCAGGAATTAGAACGACTTGAAGAACACGTTAGTTTTGATGGAGTACAATACAAATACCGTCATGACTCAACTACTCTAGGCTGTCCAATGACCTTTAGTTTATTTTTACCGGACAAAGAAAAATTTCCTGACCCACCTTTATTTTGGTGGTTATCAGGCTTAACGTGTACAGATGATAATTTCACACATAAAGCGGGTGCGCAAAAAGCAGCTGCAAGATTAGGTGTCGCCATGATTATGCCAGATACAAGCCCACGAGGGAAAGATATCTCCGATTCAAAAGATTATGATTTAGGACAAGGGGCAGGTTTTTATCTTAATGCCACCCAACAACCTTGGGCAAAAAACTATAAAATGTACGATTATATTACTGAAGAATTATCAGTCATTGCTCATAAACAGTTTAAGTTGACTGGAAAAGAGTTTATCTCAGGACATTCAATGGGAGGACATGGTGCGTTGGTTATTGGGTTGCGCAATCCTGAGCGATTCCAAGCGATATCAGCTTTTGCCCCAATTGTAAATCCAAGTCAAGTTCCGTGGGGCATAAAGGCTTTTGAAGAATATTTAGGTGACGATAAAAAAGATTGGCTTGAATGGGATGCGTTAGAATTAATGAAAAACTACAATGGCAAAAAAGTTCCAATTCTAATTGATCAAGGAAATGCCGACCCATTTTATGAAAAACAACTGCAACCATCTAAAATAGGTGCAGTCGCAAATGAGAAAGATTACCCGTTGACGCTTCGAATGCAAAAAGGGCATGACCATAGTTACTATACGATAGCGACCTTTATCGGAGAACATTTGGAATTCCATTTATCTCATTTGGCTAATACTCACTAG
- the deoB gene encoding phosphopentomutase → MKSKRIHLVVLDSVGIGEALDAASFNDTGSHTLGHIAESMELMLPNLAKMGLGNIEDLKGIEKVSTSEAYWTKLAEKSVGKDTMTGHWEIAGLQIDTPFRVFPNGFPKELLEKITAYSGRKIIGNKPASGTGILDELGEEQMKTGALIVYTSADPVLQIAAHEEVIPLEELYDICAYVREITKEDPYMIGRIIARPYLGEPGAFKRTVNRHDYALSPFGPTVLDKLKNNGKDVIAVGKISDIFNGHGITQAVRTKSNRDGVDQLLKVMEKPFEGLSFTNLVDFDALYGHRRDTKGYGDALMDFDKRLPEILERLEEDDLLMITADHGNDPTAPGTDHTREYVPLLVYSKQFKQPKELKTANYFADIGATIAANFDLPAIENGESFLSELN, encoded by the coding sequence ATGAAAAGTAAACGAATACACTTAGTTGTTTTAGATTCAGTAGGAATTGGAGAAGCTTTAGATGCTGCATCGTTTAATGATACAGGTTCACATACGCTAGGACATATCGCTGAATCAATGGAATTAATGTTACCAAATCTAGCAAAAATGGGATTAGGTAACATTGAAGATTTGAAAGGTATTGAAAAAGTTTCGACAAGTGAAGCTTATTGGACAAAACTAGCTGAAAAAAGTGTCGGAAAAGACACCATGACGGGACATTGGGAAATAGCCGGTTTACAGATTGACACACCCTTTAGAGTTTTTCCAAATGGCTTCCCAAAGGAGTTGCTAGAAAAGATTACAGCGTATTCAGGAAGAAAAATTATTGGCAATAAACCAGCCTCTGGAACCGGTATTCTAGATGAACTTGGTGAGGAACAAATGAAGACCGGTGCTTTAATCGTTTACACATCAGCAGATCCCGTTCTTCAAATTGCAGCTCATGAAGAAGTTATTCCATTAGAAGAGTTATACGATATCTGTGCGTATGTTCGAGAGATTACAAAAGAAGATCCGTATATGATTGGGCGAATCATCGCACGGCCTTACCTTGGCGAACCTGGTGCTTTTAAACGCACCGTTAACCGCCACGATTACGCGCTGAGTCCATTTGGACCAACAGTGTTAGATAAGTTGAAAAATAACGGAAAAGACGTTATTGCAGTTGGTAAGATTAGTGATATTTTTAATGGACACGGCATTACCCAAGCGGTTCGAACGAAAAGCAATAGGGATGGTGTCGATCAATTATTAAAAGTGATGGAAAAACCTTTTGAAGGGTTATCTTTTACTAACTTAGTTGATTTTGATGCTCTTTATGGACACCGGAGAGATACAAAGGGTTACGGCGATGCACTAATGGATTTTGACAAACGTTTACCAGAAATTTTGGAAAGACTTGAAGAGGACGACTTGTTAATGATTACAGCAGATCATGGAAATGATCCAACTGCTCCAGGAACAGATCATACCCGCGAATACGTTCCCTTACTTGTTTACTCAAAACAATTTAAACAACCAAAAGAATTGAAAACAGCAAACTATTTTGCGGATATTGGTGCAACAATCGCTGCAAACTTTGATTTGCCTGCAATAGAAAATGGCGAAAGCTTCTTATCAGAATTAAATTAA
- a CDS encoding BMP family lipoprotein, with translation MKKSTIKTMGFALLSMTLLAACGNSNASEGEDKESQSNFKLGMVTDLGSVNDKSFNQSAWEGLQKLEKDKGYEVKYLEPKADSEVEPSLLQFVNSKTDLTWATAATLADAVTTIATNNPDAKLGIVDAEVEGIENIVSVSFKENEGAFLAGVVAASMTETDKIGFVGGMEIPVIQRFHAGFEAGVKAVNPDATVVVNYVGVFNRVDMGKSAAATMYNDGVDIIFHAAGGTGNGVFNEAQERFDNGEKVWVIGVDKDQSLEFGDDITLTSMMKNVDNAVYEISEKTAEGDFPGGEVVRLGLAEDGVGLATTSDKNVPKDVLDLVEDYKTKIISGEITVPEKP, from the coding sequence ATGAAAAAATCAACGATTAAAACTATGGGGTTCGCTTTACTATCAATGACACTATTAGCCGCTTGTGGAAATAGCAACGCCAGTGAAGGCGAAGATAAAGAGAGCCAATCAAATTTTAAATTAGGTATGGTAACCGATTTAGGTAGTGTAAATGATAAGTCATTTAACCAAAGTGCATGGGAAGGATTGCAAAAATTAGAAAAAGATAAAGGGTATGAAGTAAAATACCTTGAACCTAAAGCGGATTCAGAAGTAGAACCAAGCTTGCTTCAATTTGTTAATAGCAAAACAGATTTAACTTGGGCTACAGCAGCAACTTTAGCTGATGCTGTGACAACGATTGCTACTAACAATCCAGATGCAAAATTAGGAATTGTGGATGCAGAAGTAGAAGGAATTGAAAACATTGTCTCAGTTTCATTCAAAGAAAACGAGGGAGCATTCTTAGCAGGAGTTGTTGCAGCTAGTATGACTGAAACAGATAAAATTGGTTTTGTTGGTGGGATGGAAATTCCAGTCATCCAACGTTTCCACGCAGGTTTTGAAGCAGGGGTTAAAGCGGTTAACCCAGACGCAACCGTTGTTGTAAACTATGTTGGTGTGTTTAACCGTGTAGATATGGGGAAATCAGCTGCTGCTACAATGTATAATGATGGCGTAGATATTATTTTCCATGCTGCAGGTGGTACTGGGAACGGTGTCTTTAATGAAGCACAAGAACGCTTTGATAATGGAGAAAAAGTTTGGGTTATCGGAGTAGATAAGGACCAATCACTAGAATTCGGCGATGATATTACGTTAACGTCTATGATGAAAAATGTAGACAATGCTGTTTATGAAATTTCTGAAAAAACAGCTGAAGGAGACTTCCCAGGTGGAGAAGTTGTTCGCTTAGGTTTAGCTGAGGATGGCGTTGGCTTAGCAACGACATCAGATAAAAATGTGCCAAAAGACGTATTAGATCTTGTAGAAGACTACAAAACAAAAATTATTTCTGGAGAGATTACTGTTCCTGAAAAACCATAA